A single genomic interval of Anaerobacillus sp. CMMVII harbors:
- a CDS encoding DNA translocase FtsK — protein sequence MFKQLKIAYKKVHSFLFGQEIEHLHTRDEVKKYYGRIKTETEAEARMIRQYPKEGKFRFPLIDDDKRSIPPKENKSTKQTNRQQVPIKQSTKQRNVQQKVQDEPPVVPINVQERKKFQGVNFKARNIPSPVYAFGKPPETNHQSPSTLQEEAETVVKELPYNSLEKAATVDLAPINLGSNNESVENFGSDHVLFKEELFHEGIYFETMKVDQEQENEQNVSDLEFFSYSPQGEVETELVEEAEVDIIDTSDDIEPIIEGEHSWEIAPFQEEVAATVEDHAEVPELKVEPEIIEETKQLEQITSKSNTINYETKNVEEVAPRKTVVPFNVLMFQKDRIAQKKLATKEQVKSYQFPTLQLLNIPPRQPDNSNQWLQDKREILELTLANFNVQAKVVGVTKGPAVTRFEIQPEPGVKVSKITGLTDDIKLSLAAKDIRIEAPIPGKNAIGIEVPNDVSDPVVIREILRSSEFQKNPSPLTVALGLDIEGKPIVTDIQKMPHGLIAGATGSGKSVCINSILISIMFKATPDEVKLMLVDPKMVELAPYNDIPHLVTPVITDAKQATVALKWAVEEMERRYELFVQNGVRDIKRYNDVMKPENDSVPAMPYIVIVIDELADLMMVSPQDVEEAICRIAQKARACGIHLLLATQRPSVDVITGLIKANIPSRIAFSVSSQADSRTIIDSGGAERLLGKGDMLLFENGSSKPVRVQGNFVSDEEIDRVIALVKEQRKPNYLFDKEHLIKTYEAVGDQEDDLFEEACYYVLEQGGASSSSLQRKFRIGFNRAARLIDMMEARGIISEAMGSKPRNILISEEELSDRM from the coding sequence GTCAATACCTCCAAAAGAAAACAAATCAACTAAACAAACAAATCGTCAGCAGGTTCCAATCAAACAATCTACCAAACAACGAAATGTTCAGCAAAAAGTACAAGATGAACCACCTGTTGTTCCAATAAACGTTCAGGAACGAAAAAAGTTCCAGGGTGTCAATTTTAAAGCAAGGAATATTCCTTCTCCTGTATATGCTTTCGGCAAGCCGCCGGAGACTAACCATCAATCACCATCGACACTACAGGAAGAAGCTGAGACAGTTGTTAAGGAGTTACCTTATAATTCCTTAGAAAAAGCCGCTACAGTCGATCTAGCACCAATTAACCTTGGAAGTAATAATGAGTCGGTTGAAAACTTTGGGAGTGATCATGTTCTATTTAAAGAGGAACTTTTTCATGAAGGAATTTACTTCGAAACTATGAAAGTTGACCAAGAACAAGAGAATGAGCAGAATGTTTCTGACCTAGAGTTTTTTTCCTATTCACCCCAAGGTGAGGTAGAAACAGAATTAGTTGAAGAAGCCGAAGTTGATATTATTGATACTTCTGATGATATTGAACCAATCATTGAGGGAGAGCATAGCTGGGAGATAGCCCCTTTTCAAGAGGAAGTAGCTGCAACTGTTGAAGACCATGCTGAAGTCCCAGAACTAAAAGTTGAACCGGAAATAATTGAAGAAACCAAACAGCTTGAACAAATCACAAGTAAGTCGAATACAATAAACTATGAAACAAAAAATGTAGAGGAAGTGGCTCCTCGAAAAACGGTTGTGCCGTTTAATGTGTTGATGTTTCAGAAAGATCGCATTGCTCAAAAGAAACTGGCCACTAAAGAGCAAGTAAAAAGCTATCAGTTTCCTACCTTACAGTTATTGAATATCCCACCGAGACAGCCAGACAATAGCAATCAATGGCTTCAAGATAAGCGTGAAATCTTAGAGTTAACACTGGCCAATTTTAATGTCCAAGCAAAAGTTGTCGGTGTTACTAAAGGTCCAGCAGTTACCCGCTTTGAAATTCAGCCGGAACCTGGGGTAAAGGTAAGTAAGATTACAGGGTTAACAGACGATATTAAACTTAGTCTTGCAGCGAAGGATATTCGTATTGAGGCGCCAATTCCAGGAAAAAATGCAATTGGCATTGAAGTTCCTAATGATGTAAGTGACCCTGTTGTCATTAGAGAAATTTTACGAAGTAGTGAGTTTCAAAAAAATCCATCACCACTTACGGTTGCTCTTGGATTAGATATTGAAGGAAAGCCAATTGTTACAGATATTCAAAAGATGCCACATGGTTTGATAGCAGGGGCCACAGGGTCTGGAAAAAGTGTATGCATAAATTCAATTTTAATTAGTATTATGTTTAAAGCGACACCTGATGAAGTAAAGCTAATGCTAGTTGATCCAAAAATGGTTGAGCTTGCTCCATATAATGACATCCCCCATCTTGTGACTCCAGTAATTACTGATGCAAAACAAGCAACGGTTGCCTTGAAATGGGCAGTGGAGGAAATGGAACGTCGTTATGAGCTATTCGTCCAAAATGGAGTAAGAGATATTAAACGGTACAATGATGTTATGAAACCAGAGAACGACTCTGTACCTGCGATGCCGTATATTGTTATTGTTATTGATGAACTTGCCGATCTAATGATGGTATCGCCACAGGATGTTGAAGAAGCTATTTGTCGAATTGCTCAAAAAGCAAGAGCTTGTGGAATTCATTTGCTGTTAGCAACACAAAGACCATCAGTTGATGTTATTACAGGCCTAATAAAAGCCAATATCCCTTCCCGAATAGCCTTTTCTGTATCTTCACAAGCAGATTCAAGAACGATTATTGATTCAGGTGGTGCTGAAAGGTTGCTTGGAAAAGGCGATATGCTCTTATTTGAAAATGGATCTTCCAAGCCTGTTCGAGTCCAAGGGAACTTTGTGTCTGATGAGGAAATTGATCGAGTCATAGCCTTAGTAAAAGAACAACGAAAGCCAAATTATCTATTTGATAAAGAACACCTAATTAAAACTTATGAAGCAGTTGGTGATCAAGAAGACGACCTTTTTGAAGAAGCTTGCTATTATGTGTTAGAACAGGGAGGCGCCTCATCATCAAGTTTACAAAGGAAATTTCGTATCGGCTTCAACCGAGCAGCACGCCTTATCGATATGATGGAAGCAAGGGGAATTATTTCGGAGGCGATGGGCTCAAAACCAAGAAACATCCTCATCTCAGAAGAAGAGCTATCTGATAGAATGTAA
- a CDS encoding nicotinate phosphoribosyltransferase, whose protein sequence is MKEIKLKLEGKLKRLTNKTFKFDERISEGWFSAVYFLKTKEIVERFKKENIVTMQFFQKTDAVLCGTDEVIALIQTFAKDADKLEIYSLKDGDKIKPFETVLTITGPYQNFGYLEGIIDGILARRTSVATNVYNVVKAASLSGVKKPVIFMGDRDDHFTQQAGDGYAAYIGGSIAQATHAMNEWWGKKGMGTMPHALIQLFEGDVVAATHAYKETFPEDDLMALVDYNNDVITDSLKVAREFGSELQGVRIDTSRTMVDQYFFRNPDVLGSFDPRGVNPELIFALRKALDEEGFQHVKIIGSGGFDAKRIEEYEKRGVPVDIYGVGSNLLKIHIGFTGDNVLLNGKHQAKTGRKYRPNPRLEKID, encoded by the coding sequence ATGAAAGAAATTAAACTAAAGTTAGAAGGAAAGTTAAAAAGATTAACCAATAAAACGTTTAAGTTTGATGAACGTATTAGTGAAGGTTGGTTTTCAGCCGTATATTTTCTGAAAACAAAAGAGATCGTTGAACGATTTAAAAAAGAGAATATTGTCACCATGCAATTTTTTCAAAAGACGGATGCGGTTCTATGTGGAACAGATGAGGTTATTGCGTTAATTCAAACATTTGCGAAAGATGCGGACAAGCTTGAAATATACTCTCTGAAAGACGGAGACAAAATTAAGCCATTTGAAACTGTCTTAACGATTACAGGACCGTATCAAAATTTTGGTTATTTAGAAGGCATTATTGATGGTATTTTAGCTAGACGGACTTCAGTGGCAACAAATGTCTACAATGTTGTTAAAGCTGCTAGTTTGTCTGGGGTAAAAAAGCCTGTGATCTTCATGGGGGATCGCGATGATCATTTTACTCAACAAGCCGGAGACGGTTATGCCGCATATATAGGCGGTTCGATAGCTCAGGCGACTCACGCAATGAATGAATGGTGGGGGAAAAAAGGTATGGGCACGATGCCACATGCTTTAATTCAATTGTTCGAGGGGGATGTCGTAGCTGCTACACACGCCTATAAAGAAACGTTTCCTGAAGATGATCTCATGGCGCTCGTAGATTATAACAATGATGTTATTACAGATTCCCTTAAGGTTGCAAGGGAATTTGGTAGCGAGTTGCAAGGGGTGCGTATTGATACATCGAGAACGATGGTCGATCAATACTTTTTTAGGAATCCTGATGTATTAGGGTCATTTGATCCCCGTGGTGTAAATCCAGAACTTATCTTTGCTCTTCGAAAAGCTTTAGATGAAGAAGGATTTCAACATGTGAAAATTATCGGATCTGGTGGGTTTGATGCAAAGAGGATTGAGGAATATGAAAAAAGAGGAGTTCCTGTAGATATTTATGGTGTTGGTAGTAACTTATTGAAAATTCACATTGGTTTTACTGGTGATAATGTGTTGTTAAATGGGAAGCACCAAGCAAAAACGGGCCGTAAATACAGACCTAATCCTCGTTTAGAAAAAATAGACTAA
- a CDS encoding GNAT family N-acetyltransferase produces the protein MFPKLETARLILREITESDTEGIFKCFSNDLVIKYYGQDRLENEAEATDFVKFFAKSYQEKKGIRWAIVRKDTNELIGTIGFNSLSLKHKRAEIGYELHPNHWRKGYATEAIKKVLSYGFQEMGLTRVGAVVFIENTASNRLLQSLGFVREGVLKQYMYQNGVPHDTNVYGYFNELRD, from the coding sequence ATGTTTCCAAAATTAGAGACAGCTAGACTTATTTTGAGAGAAATTACTGAGTCAGATACAGAAGGAATTTTTAAATGCTTTTCTAACGATCTGGTTATTAAATACTATGGTCAGGATAGGCTGGAAAACGAGGCAGAGGCAACGGACTTTGTTAAATTTTTTGCGAAAAGTTATCAAGAAAAAAAGGGGATTAGGTGGGCAATTGTACGTAAGGATACGAATGAATTAATTGGTACTATTGGCTTTAATTCCTTATCATTAAAACATAAGCGGGCAGAGATTGGTTATGAACTGCACCCAAACCATTGGAGAAAAGGCTATGCAACAGAAGCAATAAAAAAAGTGCTTTCCTACGGCTTTCAAGAAATGGGACTTACACGAGTTGGTGCTGTCGTGTTTATTGAAAACACTGCATCAAATCGGTTATTACAAAGCTTAGGATTTGTAAGAGAAGGGGTGTTAAAACAATATATGTATCAAAATGGTGTCCCACACGACACAAATGTTTACGGGTACTTTAATGAACTTCGAGATTGA
- a CDS encoding mechanosensitive ion channel family protein produces the protein MAKKSPTAFFTTIFVAFEKPLRWFFVLLGLYLAIINLPYDHGYEAQVIQVYRTLLIVLITSGLYNLASSTSLLFEKFGEKLHVEVDKILIPIFSRILRFFIVAISLSVIAQEWNYDINGFVAGLGLGGLALAFAAQEMIEDFFGGFIIMTEKPFTIGDWIKTKDVEGTVEEINFRSTRIRAFRQSIVTVPNSALANTAILNWTKMGKRQITFHIGVALGTTKNQLKSCITEIDQLLKSHPEIHQETIFVRFDGFNKSSLDIFLYFFTKTTDWGEYLAVKEDINLKILEILQKQGVSIAFPSRSIYIEKNANKKPEAIVENS, from the coding sequence ATGGCCAAAAAGTCTCCAACAGCGTTTTTTACGACTATCTTTGTAGCTTTCGAAAAACCGTTAAGGTGGTTTTTTGTACTATTAGGTTTGTATTTAGCGATTATCAATCTCCCGTATGATCATGGGTATGAAGCACAGGTTATTCAAGTTTATCGCACGCTATTGATTGTCTTAATTACGTCAGGATTATATAACTTAGCTTCTTCAACGTCATTGTTATTTGAGAAATTCGGTGAAAAACTGCATGTCGAGGTTGATAAAATCCTAATTCCGATCTTTTCTAGAATTTTACGTTTTTTTATTGTTGCGATTAGTTTAAGTGTCATTGCTCAAGAGTGGAATTATGATATTAATGGATTTGTGGCTGGCCTTGGTCTGGGGGGGCTTGCTTTAGCATTTGCGGCTCAAGAAATGATTGAGGATTTCTTTGGTGGATTTATTATTATGACAGAAAAGCCTTTTACAATTGGTGATTGGATTAAGACAAAGGACGTTGAAGGGACAGTTGAAGAAATCAACTTTCGTAGTACGAGAATTCGTGCATTTCGTCAATCGATAGTAACTGTACCTAACTCTGCATTAGCAAATACAGCTATTTTAAACTGGACAAAGATGGGGAAACGACAAATTACGTTTCACATTGGGGTGGCATTAGGTACTACAAAAAATCAGCTGAAATCTTGTATTACCGAAATTGATCAGCTATTAAAAAGTCATCCTGAAATCCATCAAGAGACAATTTTTGTTCGTTTCGATGGATTTAACAAAAGTAGTCTAGATATTTTTTTATATTTCTTTACGAAAACAACTGACTGGGGCGAATACTTAGCAGTAAAAGAAGATATTAACTTAAAAATACTTGAGATCTTGCAAAAACAGGGCGTTTCAATTGCATTCCCATCTAGGAGTATTTACATTGAGAAAAACGCTAACAAGAAACCAGAAGCAATCGTAGAAAACTCGTAA
- a CDS encoding RNA polymerase sigma factor, with product MSKKKNEISEWYVDHSEAIFKFIVMMIHDYQKAEDLTQETFIKAYKFYDSFQHNSSPKTWLFRIAHNVTVDYLRKNKPLFFIKNLFLTIDVSPLPEEVVEIKEGVKEIYKLLQCLKSSYREVIILRKIKSFSIKETSEILGWSESKVKSTLARALVEFEEVLLKEGYDYEKKMG from the coding sequence TTGTCTAAAAAGAAAAATGAGATCAGTGAATGGTATGTAGATCATAGTGAAGCTATTTTCAAATTTATCGTCATGATGATCCATGATTATCAAAAAGCAGAAGATTTAACACAGGAAACATTTATTAAGGCGTATAAGTTTTATGACTCCTTTCAACACAATTCTAGTCCAAAAACATGGCTTTTTCGAATTGCACATAATGTGACTGTTGACTATTTGCGAAAAAATAAACCGCTATTTTTCATTAAAAATTTATTTTTAACTATAGACGTCTCACCCTTACCTGAAGAGGTAGTTGAAATAAAAGAAGGCGTGAAAGAGATCTATAAACTCTTGCAATGCCTAAAATCTAGTTACCGTGAAGTTATTATTTTAAGAAAAATTAAGAGTTTTTCCATTAAAGAAACATCCGAAATTTTAGGCTGGTCTGAAAGTAAAGTTAAGTCGACATTGGCAAGAGCATTAGTAGAGTTTGAGGAAGTATTGCTGAAGGAGGGCTATGATTATGAGAAAAAAATGGGATGA
- the murC gene encoding UDP-N-acetylmuramate--L-alanine ligase, translating into MTVYHFIGIKGSGMSALAQVLHDMKFKVQGSDIDKTFFTQKPLEEKGIEIFPFNRGNIQEGQTLIASPAYNEENEEISEALDKSMDVHKYPLFLGQFIQNFTSVAVTGSHGKTSTTGLLSHVLGAAKPTSFLIGDGTGKGEENSEYFVFEACEYRRHFLNYKPDYAIMTNIDFDHPDYFSDVKDVFSAFQEMAMQVKKAIIACGDDEHLQSIQAQVPVVFYGLDDHNDFQGQNIQATTEGTTFDVFVRNTFYGSFTIPGYGNHNVRNALAVIALCHYEDVPIQIIADQLRSFQGVKRRFSEKIFGEQVLIDDYAHHPTEISATIEATKQKYPQREVVAIFQPHTFTRTKAFLVEFAESLSKADQVYLCDIFASARENGGALTIQDLQNLIPNAKLIQEDTIDQLKQHDSGVLLFMGAGDIQKFQQAYENKR; encoded by the coding sequence ATGACAGTCTACCATTTTATTGGAATTAAAGGGTCTGGAATGAGTGCCCTTGCTCAAGTGTTACATGATATGAAATTTAAGGTACAAGGTTCAGATATTGATAAAACCTTTTTTACCCAAAAACCCCTAGAAGAAAAGGGCATTGAAATATTTCCTTTTAACAGAGGGAATATTCAGGAAGGGCAAACTCTAATTGCCTCCCCTGCTTATAATGAGGAAAATGAAGAGATCTCCGAGGCTCTCGATAAATCAATGGATGTTCATAAATACCCATTGTTTTTAGGGCAATTTATTCAAAATTTTACTAGCGTAGCAGTAACCGGATCGCACGGGAAAACGTCAACCACTGGCCTTTTGTCTCACGTATTAGGAGCTGCAAAGCCTACATCTTTCCTGATCGGTGATGGTACGGGGAAGGGTGAAGAAAATAGTGAATATTTTGTATTCGAAGCTTGTGAATATCGTCGCCACTTTTTAAACTATAAGCCTGATTATGCGATTATGACAAATATCGACTTTGATCATCCTGATTATTTTTCGGATGTTAAAGATGTATTTTCAGCATTTCAAGAGATGGCAATGCAAGTGAAAAAAGCAATTATTGCATGTGGTGATGATGAGCACTTACAGAGCATTCAAGCGCAGGTTCCTGTTGTATTTTATGGATTGGACGATCATAATGATTTCCAAGGACAAAACATACAAGCAACAACTGAGGGTACTACGTTTGATGTTTTTGTTCGTAATACTTTTTACGGTTCATTTACAATCCCAGGATACGGTAACCACAATGTAAGAAATGCCTTAGCAGTAATTGCACTTTGTCATTATGAAGATGTACCGATCCAAATTATTGCAGATCAGCTGCGTTCATTTCAGGGCGTGAAACGTCGTTTTAGTGAGAAAATATTTGGTGAACAAGTATTAATTGATGATTACGCACATCATCCAACTGAAATTTCTGCAACGATAGAAGCGACTAAGCAAAAGTATCCACAACGTGAAGTTGTCGCTATTTTTCAACCACATACTTTTACAAGAACAAAGGCGTTTTTGGTTGAATTTGCTGAAAGTTTAAGTAAAGCAGATCAAGTGTATTTATGTGACATTTTTGCATCAGCTAGGGAAAATGGTGGTGCGTTAACAATTCAGGATCTGCAAAACTTAATCCCTAATGCAAAACTTATACAGGAAGATACAATCGACCAATTGAAACAACATGATTCAGGTGTATTGTTATTTATGGGTGCAGGTGACATTCAAAAATTCCAACAAGCATACGAAAATAAACGATAA
- a CDS encoding aminopeptidase: MRDPRIQILARNLINYSVRLQKGENVLIENFGLQKELVKALVDEAYKAGGNPFVSLKDHEVDRALLLNANEDQMNLIAEFEATVMKKMDAYIGLRAGDNISELSDVPSEKMALHGKTVGTKVHREIRVPKTKWVVLRYPSASMAQLAGMSTEAFENFYFDVCNLDYGKMDKAMDTLVELMNKTDKVRITGEGTDLTFSIKDIPAIKCAGEMNIPDGEVYTAPVKNSVNGTITYNTPSPYQGFTFENIKLTFKDGKVVEATANDTERLNKIFDTDEGARYIGEFAIGVNPYIQHPMKDILFDEKIDGSFHFTPGQCYDDAFNDNHSSIHWDIVNIQRPEYGGGEMYFDDVLIRKDGRFVIDELLGLNPENLK; this comes from the coding sequence ATGAGAGACCCAAGAATTCAAATACTAGCTAGAAATTTAATTAATTACTCAGTTAGGCTACAAAAAGGTGAGAATGTATTAATTGAGAATTTCGGACTCCAAAAAGAGCTTGTAAAAGCCCTTGTTGATGAAGCCTACAAAGCTGGTGGTAATCCCTTTGTTTCACTTAAGGATCATGAGGTAGACCGTGCTTTGTTACTAAATGCAAATGAAGACCAAATGAATCTTATTGCTGAGTTTGAAGCAACAGTCATGAAAAAAATGGATGCCTATATCGGACTTCGTGCTGGAGATAACATTAGTGAATTATCAGATGTTCCTTCTGAAAAGATGGCTTTACACGGAAAAACTGTTGGGACAAAGGTACATAGAGAAATACGCGTTCCAAAAACAAAGTGGGTAGTGCTTCGCTATCCTAGTGCGTCAATGGCTCAACTAGCAGGAATGAGTACAGAAGCGTTTGAAAACTTCTATTTTGATGTCTGTAACTTAGACTATGGAAAAATGGATAAAGCTATGGATACATTAGTTGAGTTGATGAACAAAACAGATAAGGTCCGGATTACTGGTGAAGGCACTGATCTGACATTTTCTATTAAAGATATTCCAGCAATTAAGTGTGCAGGAGAAATGAATATACCTGATGGGGAAGTATATACAGCCCCTGTCAAGAATTCAGTAAATGGAACAATTACTTATAATACACCATCACCTTACCAAGGATTTACATTTGAAAACATTAAACTTACATTCAAAGATGGAAAAGTAGTTGAGGCTACAGCTAACGATACGGAAAGATTGAATAAAATATTTGATACCGATGAAGGTGCACGTTATATTGGTGAGTTTGCAATCGGCGTAAATCCTTACATTCAACATCCAATGAAGGATATCTTATTTGATGAGAAGATTGACGGTAGTTTTCATTTTACACCTGGACAATGTTATGATGATGCGTTTAACGATAATCATTCTTCAATCCATTGGGATATCGTTAACATCCAACGTCCTGAATACGGTGGCGGCGAAATGTACTTTGACGATGTTCTCATCCGTAAGGACGGCCGATTTGTCATTGATGAGTTACTGGGACTAAATCCTGAAAACTTAAAATAA
- a CDS encoding DUF948 domain-containing protein, translating to MEIILYLSIALVAVAFSVLVIYVAKTLTAVQKTLLNVANTMEGLNKQMDGLTRETTELLHKTNQLAEDIQEKSKSLNTVFDSVKELGGSLSGLNRSIRKVSDTVAKTTDQQSENIAQTVQWGNVLIDLYSKWKAKKEAEQKKTDLNC from the coding sequence ATGGAGATCATCTTATATTTAAGCATCGCGCTAGTAGCGGTAGCTTTTAGTGTACTAGTTATTTATGTTGCAAAAACTTTAACTGCCGTACAAAAAACCTTACTTAATGTTGCTAACACTATGGAAGGCTTAAATAAACAAATGGACGGACTTACAAGAGAAACAACTGAACTATTACATAAAACGAATCAATTAGCTGAAGATATTCAGGAAAAATCCAAATCCTTAAATACGGTGTTTGATTCCGTTAAGGAGCTGGGTGGTTCATTAAGTGGACTAAATCGATCAATCCGTAAAGTATCTGATACGGTTGCAAAAACAACGGACCAACAAAGCGAGAATATTGCTCAAACTGTACAATGGGGTAATGTCCTTATTGATTTGTATTCAAAGTGGAAAGCTAAAAAGGAAGCAGAGCAAAAAAAGACAGACCTCAATTGTTAA
- a CDS encoding YtxH domain-containing protein yields MSNDNNMNTKDFLIGALVGGLVGAASALLLAPKSGKELREDLNNQALTAKEKTSGFTQTALEKGSQYAHIAKEKSTTIAKTVSEQSSQLVDRVKELTDSVRRDVEELSQSADDLTANFEEAGIEIANTVKAEVAELHEEILQDEKVSEEEVAPTRA; encoded by the coding sequence ATGAGTAATGATAACAACATGAATACAAAAGATTTTTTAATTGGCGCTTTAGTTGGAGGGTTAGTAGGTGCTGCCTCTGCTTTACTATTAGCACCTAAATCAGGCAAAGAGTTAAGAGAAGATTTAAACAATCAAGCTCTTACAGCCAAAGAAAAGACTTCAGGATTTACACAAACAGCCTTAGAAAAAGGTAGTCAATATGCACATATTGCAAAAGAGAAGTCAACAACTATTGCAAAAACTGTTTCTGAGCAATCTTCACAATTAGTAGATCGAGTAAAAGAATTAACTGACAGTGTAAGAAGAGATGTAGAGGAGTTAAGCCAATCGGCAGACGATCTTACAGCGAATTTTGAGGAAGCAGGTATTGAAATCGCTAATACTGTAAAAGCTGAAGTAGCAGAACTTCATGAGGAAATTCTACAAGATGAAAAGGTTAGCGAAGAAGAAGTAGCTCCTACAAGAGCTTAG
- the ytxJ gene encoding bacillithiol system redox-active protein YtxJ gives MALEKLTVIDELVKVIEEKDKVLFLKNSTTCPISHEAFRQYEKFANEMEENMYYLNVQEARSFSNEIAERFNVKHESPQVLLFKNGEVTWHASHWEITTKKLKEQY, from the coding sequence ATGGCACTTGAAAAATTAACAGTAATCGATGAATTAGTTAAGGTAATCGAAGAAAAGGACAAGGTGCTCTTTTTAAAGAACAGTACAACTTGCCCAATTAGTCATGAAGCATTTCGACAGTATGAGAAATTCGCAAATGAGATGGAAGAGAACATGTATTATCTGAACGTTCAAGAAGCTAGATCATTTTCTAATGAGATCGCTGAAAGATTTAATGTAAAACACGAAAGTCCCCAAGTACTGCTCTTTAAAAATGGTGAAGTAACTTGGCATGCTTCCCATTGGGAGATCACTACGAAAAAGCTCAAGGAGCAGTACTGA
- a CDS encoding cell division FtsA domain-containing protein: MKSILQKADLRTPRHFTLRAKRCTKAQYEIALEYEGHDSINYFCVGYSVLSYQLDGEEIGSLVDQSGYVAAVEVIATFLPKVVVDSLLAALNRAGLELEALTLEPIAAINVLIPPTMRRLNVALVDIGAGTSDIAITDSGTITAYGMVPVAGDEITEAISDHFLLDFPEAEIVKRQLYTNDEVVIKDILGFETVYKSQEVIELILPAIENLAKSITTEILNLNKKPPKAVMLVGGGSMTPNLAKVLAKCLQLPENRVAIRGIDAIKSLKLTENVKAGPELVTPIGIAIAAKESPVEYLSVKVNDQTIRLFDIKQLTVGDGLLAAGIEISKLYGKPGLAIMVKVNNRLITIPGEHGKAPRLEKNGQSCSLDMPVRNGDTIFVQIGADGKNAEAIVGDVFDSLPSKTIIINGRNYSLPASVIKNGKKVHYQIQF; the protein is encoded by the coding sequence TTGAAGTCGATATTACAAAAAGCCGATCTTCGAACACCAAGACATTTTACACTTAGAGCTAAGCGCTGTACAAAAGCACAATATGAAATTGCCTTAGAATATGAAGGGCATGACAGTATTAATTACTTTTGCGTAGGTTATTCGGTTCTATCTTATCAACTCGATGGTGAAGAGATTGGTAGTCTTGTTGATCAAAGTGGTTATGTTGCAGCAGTTGAGGTTATTGCGACATTCTTACCGAAAGTTGTTGTGGATTCTTTACTAGCCGCCTTGAACCGAGCTGGCCTAGAGCTTGAAGCCTTAACTTTAGAGCCAATAGCAGCTATTAATGTCTTAATTCCTCCAACAATGCGGCGCTTAAACGTAGCTCTTGTTGATATAGGCGCAGGAACGTCTGATATTGCGATCACCGATTCGGGAACGATAACAGCTTACGGAATGGTCCCGGTTGCTGGAGATGAAATTACCGAAGCGATTAGCGATCATTTTTTACTCGATTTTCCCGAAGCAGAAATTGTAAAAAGACAGCTATACACAAACGATGAAGTCGTAATTAAAGACATCCTAGGCTTTGAAACTGTTTATAAAAGCCAGGAAGTCATAGAATTAATTTTACCTGCTATTGAAAATCTCGCGAAAAGTATTACAACAGAGATCCTAAATCTTAATAAAAAACCACCTAAAGCAGTGATGTTAGTTGGTGGTGGGTCAATGACGCCCAACTTAGCAAAAGTCCTTGCGAAATGTTTGCAACTACCAGAAAACCGGGTTGCTATTCGTGGAATCGACGCTATTAAGTCACTAAAACTCACTGAAAACGTTAAAGCTGGACCAGAACTTGTAACACCCATTGGAATAGCTATAGCGGCCAAAGAAAGCCCAGTTGAATATCTAAGTGTCAAAGTAAATGATCAAACCATTCGCCTCTTTGATATTAAACAATTAACGGTTGGGGACGGATTACTAGCAGCTGGAATTGAAATATCAAAACTCTATGGAAAGCCAGGTTTAGCGATCATGGTAAAAGTGAATAACCGATTAATCACTATCCCTGGTGAACACGGGAAAGCACCAAGACTCGAAAAAAATGGACAATCCTGTTCATTAGATATGCCAGTTAGAAACGGCGATACAATATTTGTTCAAATTGGCGCCGATGGAAAGAATGCTGAAGCTATAGTTGGGGATGTCTTCGATTCCTTACCTAGTAAAACAATCATAATTAATGGGCGAAATTATAGTCTTCCAGCTTCGGTAATAAAAAACGGCAAGAAGGTTCATTATCAGATTCAATTCTAG